One region of Monomorium pharaonis isolate MP-MQ-018 chromosome 11, ASM1337386v2, whole genome shotgun sequence genomic DNA includes:
- the LOC105837461 gene encoding histone-arginine methyltransferase CARMER isoform X3 yields MAKTFRTVTVSALSNNGVSTPKYNKPVTLNINYDPQGLSVELIAGDVHGREKVSLLEFPVTPSTECSRVSSRSYVFTLDTDSLLITFANEIDFRNFHSHVVKLKMGKGVSAFNERTEESSAMQYFQFYGYLSQQQNMMQDYIRTSTYQRAILGNLSDFKDKVVLDVGAGSGILSFFAIQAGAKKVYAVEASNMANHAELLVAANNLSDKIIVIAGKIEEIDLPENVDCIVSEPMGYMLYNERMLETYLHAKKWLNPGGRMFPSRGDLHIAPFSDENLYMEQFNKANFWYQTCFHGVDLSAMRNNAIKEYFRQPIVDTFDIRICMAKSVRHIVDFQTADETDLHKIEINVDFHILESGTCHGLAFWFDVAFIGSTQQVWLSTAPTEPLTHWYQVRCLLENPLFCKSGQLLSGKVILIANKRQSYDVTIELKLEGTNLESSNNTLDLKNPYFRYTGAAAQPPPGLNNTSPSEAYWTTLDAQGARQAVNMVNGMSVNGLGEVSMDTSATVNPNNLLAIGAEVIITDQLFIT; encoded by the exons ATGGCGAAGACGTTTCGCACGGTGACGGTCTCGGCTCTGTCAAACAATGGAGTGTCCACGCCGAAGTACAACAAACCGGTCACGCTCAATATCAATTACGATCCCCAGGGCCTCAGCGTCGAGCTCATCGCAG GAGATGTTCATGGTAGGGAAAAGGTCAGTTTGTTGGAATTTCCAGTGACTCCCAGTACAGAATGCTCTCGCGTATCATCTCGAAGTTACGTTTTTACACTCGATACAGATAGCTTACTGATTACATTTGCTAATGAAATAG ATTTTCGCAATTTTCACTCACATGTAGTAAAACTCAAGATGGGAAAGGGTGTGTCGGCATTCAATGAAAGAACGGAAGAATCCTCGGCGATGCAGTATTTCCAGTTTTACGGTTATCTCTCGCAGCAGCAAAACATGATGCAGGATTATATTAGGACCAGCACGTACCAGCGAGCGATTCTCGGGAATTTGTCCGATTTCAAAGATAAAGTTGTACTCGACGTAGGCGCCGGTTCTGGCATATTATCATTCTTCGCCATACAAGCCGGCGCGAAAAAAGTGTACGCCGTGGAAGCGAGCAATATGGCAAATCATGCCGAGCTTCTAGTTGCAGCTAATAATTTAtcagataaaataatagtcataGCCGGAAAAATAGAAGAGATCGATTTACCCGAAAACGTGGACTGTATAGTGAGTGAGCCTATGGGATACATGTTGTACAATGAACGAATGCTCGAAACTTATTTACATGCGAAGAAATGGTTAAATCCAG GTGGAAGAATGTTTCCCTCCAGAGGTGATCTGCATATCGCACCTTTTTCTGATGAGAATCTTTACATGGAACAATTCAATAAGGCCAACTTTTGGTATCAGACATGTTTTCATGGAGTAGATCTCTCTGCCATGAGAAATAACGccattaaagaatattttagacAACCCATTGTCGATACTTTTGATATTAGAATATGTATGGCAAAATCTGTGAGGCACATAGTAGACTTCCAAACAGCTGATGAGActgatttacataaaatag AAATAAATGTCGATTTTCATATACTAGAGAGTGGTACATGCCATGGTTTAGCTTTTTGGTTCGATGTAGCGTTTATCGGATCAACGCAACAAGTTTGGTTAAGTACTGCTCCTACAGAACCTCTGACACACTGGTATCAAGTACGCTGCCTCTTAGAAAAtccattattttgtaaaagtggACAACTACTCTCCGGAAAAGTCATTCTTATAGCAAATAAAAG ACAATCCTACGATGTAACAATAGAACTGAAGCTTGAAGGAACGAATCTGGAAAGCAGTAACAACACCTTAGACTTGAAAAATCCTTACTTCCGATACACAGGCGCAGCGGCACAACCGCCTCCCGGTTTAAATAACACTTCACCGAGTGAAGCCTACTGGACAACTCTGGATGCGCAGGGTGCACGACAAGCGGTGAATATGGTCAACGGAATGTCGGTTAATGGTCTCGGGGAAGTCTCGATGGATACAAGCGCAACAGTAAATCCAAATAATTTGCTGGCAATAG